The Streptomyces sp. P9-A4 genome contains a region encoding:
- the mrdA gene encoding penicillin-binding protein 2, which yields MSNIPETGRTPRVQIRLVVIQILVFSLLLTLGGRLWYLQIRNGKEYTDEAKNNHVQQVVQPAVRGSVLDARGVPLADNETRLVVSASRTELMKMKDRGKSVLTRLADVLDMKPDDVINKIRLCDSKTPKPCWNGSPYQPIPVTDEATTQQALQIRERAEDFPGITAEPTAVRRYPAPGKSRTSQVLGYLSPVTDQEIEKAKDTDSPFLRSDQVGRSGLERTYDKQLRGKAGVTRYEVDNLGRVIGQAKSDPAVPGSNVVTSIDARVQAVAEWELNNAMLEARKTYDKNTSENYKADAGAVVVMETKTGRIVAMASLPDYDPNAWVGGISAKDYAALTGKDSNLPLLNRAIQGQAAPGSIFKVIPTTAAVNAGYEFNGRYPCPSSYSIGNQVFKNFESQGHGSITLGQALEVSCDTVYYALSHQQWQKDGGMKPKKDAKDWFYKTAHQFGLGAETGIDLPNEVTGRVPDRKWKQDFWAANKDYWCKVGKRGGTYVEQLSYENCLEGNLMRAGDSVNYSIGQGDTLVTPIQMATIYAAIANGGTLWNPTVGKAVISPDGKKVTEIAPKAHGKLPMDSKTQALIEEALAGVATRGTAAWRFGGWPQDKIPMHAKTGTAEVYGKQTTSWFATYTKDYSIVMTIAQGGTGSGASGPAVRNIYDALYGLDDAGNQDLKRALLPQPQRTLPKIEADGSIDAPKVGPYDPELQKIDPNAPPKQDPTTPAKKPDDQTLAGPPATWRRD from the coding sequence ATGAGCAACATTCCCGAGACAGGGCGGACCCCCCGGGTCCAGATCCGGCTCGTCGTCATCCAGATCCTCGTCTTCTCGCTGCTGCTGACCCTGGGGGGCCGGCTCTGGTACCTCCAGATCCGCAACGGCAAGGAGTACACCGACGAGGCGAAGAACAACCACGTCCAGCAGGTCGTGCAGCCCGCCGTGCGCGGCTCCGTCCTCGACGCCCGCGGCGTCCCGCTCGCCGACAACGAGACCCGGCTCGTGGTCTCCGCGTCCCGCACCGAGCTGATGAAGATGAAGGACCGGGGCAAGTCCGTCCTCACCCGGCTCGCCGACGTCCTCGACATGAAGCCCGACGACGTCATCAACAAGATCCGGCTCTGCGACTCCAAGACCCCCAAGCCCTGCTGGAACGGCTCGCCCTACCAGCCGATCCCGGTCACCGACGAGGCCACCACCCAGCAGGCCCTCCAGATCCGGGAGCGCGCCGAGGACTTCCCCGGCATCACCGCCGAACCCACCGCCGTACGCCGCTACCCGGCCCCCGGCAAGTCCCGCACCTCCCAGGTCCTCGGCTACCTCTCGCCGGTCACCGACCAGGAGATCGAGAAGGCCAAGGACACCGACTCGCCGTTCCTCCGTTCCGACCAGGTCGGCCGCTCCGGCCTGGAGCGGACGTACGACAAGCAGCTGCGCGGCAAGGCCGGCGTCACCCGCTACGAGGTCGACAACCTCGGCCGGGTCATCGGCCAGGCCAAGAGCGACCCCGCCGTCCCCGGCTCCAACGTCGTCACCTCCATCGACGCCCGCGTGCAGGCGGTCGCCGAGTGGGAGCTGAACAACGCCATGCTGGAAGCCCGTAAGACCTACGACAAGAACACCAGCGAGAACTACAAGGCCGACGCGGGCGCCGTCGTCGTCATGGAGACGAAGACCGGCCGGATCGTCGCCATGGCCTCGCTGCCCGACTACGACCCGAACGCCTGGGTCGGCGGGATCTCCGCCAAGGACTACGCGGCCCTCACCGGCAAGGACTCCAACCTCCCGCTCCTCAACCGGGCCATCCAGGGCCAGGCCGCCCCCGGCTCGATCTTCAAGGTCATCCCGACCACCGCCGCCGTCAACGCCGGATACGAGTTCAACGGGCGCTACCCGTGCCCCTCCTCGTACTCCATCGGCAACCAGGTCTTCAAGAACTTCGAGTCCCAGGGCCACGGCTCCATCACCCTCGGCCAGGCCCTCGAAGTCTCCTGCGACACCGTCTACTACGCCCTCTCCCACCAGCAGTGGCAGAAGGACGGCGGGATGAAGCCGAAGAAGGACGCCAAGGACTGGTTCTACAAGACGGCCCACCAGTTCGGCCTCGGCGCCGAGACCGGCATCGACCTCCCCAACGAGGTCACGGGCCGCGTCCCCGACCGGAAGTGGAAGCAGGACTTCTGGGCGGCCAACAAGGACTACTGGTGCAAGGTCGGCAAGCGCGGCGGCACCTACGTCGAGCAGCTCTCGTACGAGAACTGCCTCGAAGGCAACCTCATGCGCGCCGGTGACTCCGTCAACTACTCCATCGGCCAGGGCGACACCCTCGTCACCCCCATCCAGATGGCCACCATCTACGCCGCCATCGCCAACGGCGGCACCCTCTGGAACCCCACCGTCGGCAAGGCCGTCATCAGCCCCGACGGCAAGAAGGTCACCGAGATCGCACCCAAGGCGCACGGCAAGCTCCCGATGGACTCCAAGACGCAGGCCTTGATAGAGGAGGCCCTCGCGGGAGTCGCGACCCGGGGTACGGCCGCCTGGCGATTCGGCGGCTGGCCGCAGGACAAGATCCCGATGCACGCCAAGACGGGCACCGCCGAGGTCTACGGCAAGCAGACGACCTCCTGGTTCGCCACGTACACCAAGGACTACTCGATCGTCATGACGATCGCCCAGGGTGGTACGGGCTCCGGCGCCTCCGGCCCCGCCGTGCGCAACATCTACGACGCGCTCTACGGACTCGACGACGCCGGCAACCAGGACCTCAAGCGGGCCCTGCTGCCGCAGCCGCAGCGGACCCTCCCGAAGATCGAGGCCGACGGCTCCATCGACGCCCCCAAGGTCGGCCCGTACGACCCCGAACTCCAGAAGATCGACCCGAACGCACCCCCGAAGCAGGACCCCACCACCCCTGCGAAGAAGCCGGACGACCAGACGCTCGCGGGACCGCCCGCCACCTGGCGGAGGGACTGA
- the mreD gene encoding rod shape-determining protein MreD, whose translation MKFNRILLSATLIVVAMVVQVSVLARLQLPGAVPDLVLLTVVGLALVYGPVSGSLIGFTAGLLADLAPPADHAAGRYALVLCVVGYLVGLARPENGRLTSAAGPMAVVVAAAVGSTLLYAGVGALVGDTAARHVGLGFLLFTAAVYDLLLAPFTVPLIMALARRAENDPLADAGGGNGADVASGWLSTGTGLRIGTQRGGLRVKAARSRASRAGRIKGVKRL comes from the coding sequence GTGAAGTTCAACCGGATCCTCCTCTCCGCCACCCTGATCGTGGTGGCCATGGTCGTCCAGGTCTCCGTCCTCGCCCGGCTCCAACTCCCCGGCGCCGTCCCCGACCTGGTCCTGCTCACCGTCGTCGGCCTGGCCCTGGTGTACGGACCCGTCAGCGGTTCGCTCATCGGCTTCACCGCCGGCCTCCTCGCCGACCTCGCCCCGCCCGCCGACCACGCCGCCGGCCGCTACGCCCTCGTGCTCTGCGTCGTCGGCTACCTCGTCGGCCTCGCCCGGCCCGAGAACGGCCGGCTGACCTCCGCCGCCGGCCCCATGGCCGTGGTCGTGGCGGCGGCCGTCGGCTCCACCCTCCTGTACGCGGGCGTCGGCGCCCTCGTCGGCGACACCGCCGCCCGCCATGTCGGCCTGGGGTTCCTGCTGTTCACCGCCGCCGTCTACGACCTGCTCCTCGCGCCCTTCACGGTGCCGCTCATCATGGCGCTGGCCCGCCGCGCGGAGAACGACCCGCTCGCCGACGCCGGCGGGGGCAACGGCGCCGATGTCGCCTCGGGCTGGCTCTCCACCGGCACCGGCCTGAGGATCGGCACCCAGCGCGGCGGCCTGCGCGTCAAGGCCGCCCGGAGCCGCGCCTCACGGGCCGGACGCATCAAGGGAGTCAAGCGACTGTGA
- the mreC gene encoding rod shape-determining protein MreC: MRDTRESRLLLVLLIAIAFALITVDIRGGQESPVDGARQAAAAVFGPVENGVAAAVDPIGNAIGAVRDSGERYTRIAALEKENAELKAKLGSDDRNRNRLRELDTMLKTAGAGQYGIKGAQVIAIGAAQGFSWTVTIDVGARDGIKRDMTVLNGSGLVGRVTTVGPSTSTVLLANDPDFTVGTRMEKSDELGFATGQGDRPLLVQLLNGKAKVKPGDRLVTFGSRADKPFVPGVPVGEVVRVDPAGGGLTRNIYVRPYVGFTKLDIVGVVVQAPRSDPRDAVLPQKPKPAPTVTVTVTPTPPDGQQAADGQKPNTEQQNQQNPARNQQDQGQGQGQDQGAVTP; encoded by the coding sequence GTGAGGGACACACGAGAGAGCCGGCTGCTCCTGGTGCTGCTGATCGCCATCGCGTTCGCACTGATCACGGTGGACATCCGCGGCGGACAGGAGTCACCCGTCGACGGTGCCCGGCAGGCCGCAGCCGCGGTCTTCGGGCCCGTCGAGAACGGTGTGGCGGCCGCCGTCGACCCCATCGGCAACGCCATAGGGGCCGTCCGGGACTCCGGCGAGCGGTACACCCGCATCGCCGCCCTGGAGAAGGAGAACGCCGAACTCAAGGCGAAACTCGGCAGCGACGACCGCAACCGCAACCGGCTCCGCGAGCTCGACACCATGCTCAAGACCGCCGGCGCCGGGCAGTACGGCATCAAGGGCGCCCAGGTCATCGCCATAGGAGCGGCCCAGGGCTTCTCCTGGACCGTCACCATCGACGTCGGCGCCCGCGACGGCATCAAGCGGGACATGACCGTCCTCAACGGCTCCGGACTCGTCGGCCGGGTCACCACCGTCGGCCCCTCCACCTCCACGGTCCTCCTCGCCAACGACCCCGACTTCACCGTCGGCACGCGCATGGAGAAGTCCGACGAACTCGGCTTCGCCACCGGCCAGGGCGACCGCCCGCTGCTCGTCCAGCTCCTCAACGGCAAGGCCAAGGTGAAGCCCGGCGACCGGCTCGTCACCTTCGGCTCGCGCGCCGACAAGCCCTTCGTGCCCGGCGTGCCGGTCGGCGAGGTCGTCCGCGTCGACCCCGCGGGCGGCGGACTCACCCGCAACATCTACGTCCGCCCGTACGTCGGCTTCACCAAGCTCGACATCGTCGGCGTCGTCGTCCAGGCCCCGCGCTCCGACCCGCGCGACGCGGTCCTGCCGCAGAAGCCGAAGCCCGCGCCGACCGTCACCGTCACGGTCACACCGACACCGCCGGACGGGCAGCAGGCCGCCGACGGGCAGAAGCCGAACACCGAGCAGCAGAACCAGCAGAACCCGGCCCGGAACCAGCAGGACCAGGGCCAGGGCCAGGGCCAGGACCAGGGGGCCGTGACACCGTGA
- a CDS encoding rod shape-determining protein, producing the protein MSFIGRDMAVDLGTANTLVYVRGRGIVLNEPSVVAINTNTGGILAVGSEAKKMIGRTPGNIVAVRPLKDGVIADFEITERMLRYFILKIHKRRYLARPRVVVCVPSGITGVERRAVIEASTQAGARQVHIIEEPMAAAIGSGLPVHEATGNMVVDIGGGTTEVAVISLGGIVTAQSIRVAGDELDNAIIQHIKKEYSLLLGERTAEQIKITIGSAYDLDKDEHTEIRGRDLVSGLPKTVVISAAEVRKAIEEPVNAIVDAVKTTLDKCPPELSGDVMDRGIVLTGGGALLRGLDERLRRETGMPIHIAEDPLDSVALGAGKCVEEFEALQQVLDAQPRR; encoded by the coding sequence ATGTCGTTCATCGGCCGTGACATGGCTGTCGACCTCGGGACCGCCAACACGCTGGTGTACGTCAGAGGCCGAGGCATCGTCCTGAACGAGCCGTCCGTCGTCGCGATCAACACCAACACCGGTGGCATCCTCGCGGTCGGCTCCGAGGCGAAGAAGATGATCGGCCGGACCCCCGGCAACATCGTCGCGGTGCGCCCGCTCAAGGACGGTGTGATCGCCGACTTCGAGATCACCGAGCGGATGCTCCGCTACTTCATTCTCAAGATCCACAAGCGCCGCTACCTGGCCCGCCCCCGCGTCGTGGTCTGCGTGCCCTCCGGCATCACCGGAGTCGAGCGCCGCGCCGTCATCGAGGCCTCGACGCAGGCCGGTGCCCGCCAGGTGCACATCATCGAGGAGCCCATGGCGGCGGCCATCGGCTCGGGCCTCCCGGTCCACGAGGCCACCGGCAACATGGTCGTGGACATCGGCGGCGGCACCACCGAGGTCGCCGTGATCTCCCTCGGCGGAATCGTCACGGCACAGTCGATCCGGGTCGCCGGCGACGAGCTGGACAACGCGATCATCCAGCACATCAAGAAGGAGTACTCGCTCCTCCTCGGTGAGCGCACCGCCGAGCAGATCAAGATCACCATCGGTTCGGCGTACGACCTCGACAAGGACGAGCACACCGAGATCCGCGGCCGCGACCTCGTCTCCGGTCTCCCCAAGACCGTGGTCATCTCCGCCGCCGAGGTCCGCAAGGCCATCGAGGAGCCGGTCAACGCCATCGTCGACGCGGTGAAGACCACCCTCGACAAGTGCCCGCCGGAGCTGTCCGGTGACGTCATGGACCGCGGCATCGTTCTCACCGGTGGCGGTGCCCTGCTGCGCGGCCTCGACGAGCGCCTCCGCCGCGAGACCGGCATGCCGATCCACATCGCCGAGGACCCGCTGGACTCGGTGGCGCTCGGCGCCGGCAAGTGCGTCGAGGAGTTCGAGGCCCTCCAGCAGGTCCTGGACGCCCAGCCGCGCCGCTAG
- the ndk gene encoding nucleoside-diphosphate kinase, producing MSQRTLVLLKPDAVRRGLVGEIIGRIERKAGWTLAALELRDLDQETLEQHYGEHKGKPFYEPLMGFMASGPVVALVVEGERVIEGVRGLAGPTDPIAAAPGSIRGDFGTIVRENLIHASDSEESAARELKIFFPGLV from the coding sequence GTGAGCCAGCGCACGCTCGTCCTGCTCAAGCCCGACGCCGTCCGCCGTGGCCTGGTCGGCGAGATCATCGGCCGCATCGAGCGCAAGGCCGGCTGGACCCTGGCGGCCCTGGAGCTGCGCGACCTGGACCAGGAGACCCTGGAGCAGCACTACGGCGAGCACAAGGGCAAGCCCTTCTACGAGCCGCTGATGGGCTTCATGGCCTCCGGTCCCGTCGTCGCGCTCGTCGTCGAGGGGGAGCGGGTCATCGAGGGCGTCCGCGGGCTGGCCGGCCCGACCGACCCGATCGCCGCCGCCCCGGGCTCGATCCGCGGCGACTTCGGCACCATCGTCCGGGAGAACCTGATCCACGCCTCCGACTCCGAGGAGTCCGCGGCCCGTGAGCTGAAGATCTTCTTCCCGGGTCTCGTCTGA
- a CDS encoding DUF4233 domain-containing protein: MRTLCSSTLIGEFFVIGFAGLVAMKDDSLTTSTVWWVCGIAMVLSVLLCGMITRPGGVQLGWALQIALIASGFFVPTMFFLGAVFAGLWWASVHYGRRIDDIKARWAEAQAAGASAGPDAA, from the coding sequence ATGCGTACGCTCTGTTCCTCGACGCTCATCGGCGAGTTCTTCGTGATCGGCTTCGCCGGCCTCGTCGCCATGAAGGACGACAGCCTTACGACGTCCACCGTGTGGTGGGTCTGCGGGATCGCCATGGTCCTTTCGGTGCTGCTGTGCGGGATGATCACCCGCCCCGGCGGTGTGCAGCTCGGCTGGGCCCTCCAGATCGCCCTGATCGCCAGCGGCTTCTTCGTACCGACCATGTTCTTCCTCGGCGCGGTCTTCGCCGGCCTGTGGTGGGCCTCCGTCCACTACGGCCGCCGCATCGACGACATCAAGGCCCGCTGGGCGGAGGCCCAGGCCGCGGGGGCCTCGGCAGGGCCTGACGCTGCGTAA
- the folC gene encoding bifunctional tetrahydrofolate synthase/dihydrofolate synthase, whose product MSEPSDPNDQFDDIVDNETNRDPDLAVIEAGSRTLRTQGGAPQGDPVPGRPEDPELDKALREVETELSTRWGETKLDPSVTRIAALMDVLGDPQRAYPSIHITGTNGKTSTARMIEALLGAFELRTGRYTSPHVQTITERISLDGAPISAERFIETYQDIKPYVELVDAREEYRLSFFEVLTAMAYAAFADAPVDAAVVEVGMGGTWDATNVIDASVAVVTPIDLDHTDRLGGTTAEIAGEKSGIIKQGATVIMAQQPVDAAQVLLKKAVEADATVAREGMEFGIVSREVAVGGQLLTLRGLGGEYDNVFLPLHGAYQAHNAAVALAAVEAFFGIGAEHARTLDLDTVRQAFARVASPGRLEIVRSSPTVVLDAAHNPHGARATAEGISEAFGFSRLVGVVSTSGDKDARGLLEAFEPIFAEVVVTANSNPRATDVDALAAVAVEVFGEDRVVVEPRLPDAIEAAITLAEEEAEYGGAGVLVTGSIFTVGDARLLLRRG is encoded by the coding sequence GTGAGCGAGCCGAGCGACCCGAATGACCAGTTCGACGACATCGTCGACAACGAGACGAACCGCGACCCCGACCTGGCGGTGATCGAGGCCGGCAGCCGCACCCTGCGCACGCAGGGCGGCGCCCCGCAGGGCGACCCCGTGCCCGGCCGTCCCGAGGACCCGGAGCTGGACAAGGCACTGCGCGAGGTCGAGACCGAGCTGTCCACCCGCTGGGGCGAGACCAAGCTGGACCCCTCGGTCACCCGCATCGCGGCCCTGATGGACGTCCTCGGCGACCCGCAGCGGGCGTACCCCTCGATCCACATCACCGGCACCAACGGCAAGACGTCGACGGCCCGCATGATCGAGGCCCTGCTCGGCGCCTTCGAGCTGCGCACCGGGCGGTACACCTCGCCGCACGTGCAGACCATCACCGAGCGGATCAGCCTGGACGGCGCCCCGATCTCCGCCGAGCGGTTCATCGAGACGTACCAGGACATCAAGCCGTACGTGGAGCTGGTCGACGCCCGGGAGGAGTACCGGCTCTCCTTCTTCGAGGTCCTCACCGCGATGGCGTACGCGGCCTTCGCCGACGCCCCGGTCGACGCGGCCGTCGTCGAGGTCGGCATGGGCGGCACCTGGGACGCGACGAACGTCATCGACGCCTCCGTCGCCGTCGTCACCCCGATCGACCTGGACCACACCGACCGGCTCGGCGGGACGACCGCCGAGATCGCCGGCGAGAAGTCCGGGATCATCAAGCAGGGCGCGACCGTGATCATGGCCCAGCAGCCGGTGGACGCGGCGCAGGTCCTGCTGAAGAAGGCCGTCGAGGCGGATGCCACGGTCGCCCGCGAGGGCATGGAGTTCGGCATCGTCTCCCGCGAGGTCGCGGTCGGCGGACAGCTCCTCACCCTGCGCGGCCTGGGCGGCGAGTACGACAACGTCTTCCTGCCGCTGCACGGCGCCTACCAGGCGCACAACGCGGCGGTGGCGCTCGCGGCGGTCGAGGCCTTCTTCGGGATCGGCGCGGAGCACGCCCGCACGCTGGACCTGGACACGGTCCGTCAGGCCTTCGCGCGGGTGGCCTCGCCCGGCCGCCTGGAGATCGTCCGCTCCTCCCCGACGGTCGTCCTGGACGCCGCGCACAACCCGCACGGCGCGCGGGCGACGGCGGAGGGCATCAGCGAGGCCTTCGGCTTCTCGCGGCTCGTCGGAGTGGTCTCCACGAGCGGCGACAAGGACGCCCGGGGTCTCCTCGAGGCCTTCGAGCCGATCTTCGCGGAGGTCGTCGTCACGGCGAACTCCAACCCCCGTGCCACCGACGTGGACGCGCTGGCGGCCGTCGCCGTCGAGGTCTTCGGCGAGGACCGGGTCGTCGTCGAACCGCGGCTGCCCGACGCCATCGAGGCGGCCATCACCCTCGCGGAGGAAGAGGCCGAGTACGGCGGCGCGGGTGTCCTGGTGACCGGTTCGATCTTCACGGTCGGCGACGCCCGACTGCTGCTGCGGAGGGGCTGA
- a CDS encoding rod shape-determining protein, with the protein MDIGIDLGTANTLLYARGRGIVLNEPSVVAVQEGSRHALAVGTEAKETIGRTPGSITAIRPLRDGVISDYEAAEEMIRHFVRKAVPGRRRPRTRMVVCVPSGVTQVERRAIVHASLSAGARAVHLIEEPMAAAIGAGLPVSDPRGSMVVDIGGGTTEVAVISLGGIVTAQSLRVGGDRLDAAVIDFVRKEHSLLIGERTAEDVKVAIGTAWPVPGGEELERRTFTIRGREKVSGLPRTVELTVPEVRAALDEPVEAIIAAVRVTLEECPPELSGDVMEHGIVLTGGGALLSGLDLRMASATGIPVFVADAPLDCVALGSGRCVEDFDSLQRVLGKAETVR; encoded by the coding sequence ATGGACATAGGGATCGACCTCGGCACGGCCAACACACTCCTCTACGCGCGCGGCCGGGGCATCGTGCTCAACGAACCGTCCGTGGTGGCGGTGCAGGAGGGCTCGCGGCACGCGCTCGCGGTCGGTACGGAGGCGAAGGAGACCATCGGCCGTACGCCGGGTTCGATCACCGCGATCCGCCCGCTCCGGGACGGCGTGATCAGCGACTACGAGGCGGCCGAGGAGATGATCCGGCACTTCGTGCGCAAGGCCGTCCCCGGCCGGCGGCGGCCCCGTACCCGGATGGTGGTGTGCGTGCCCAGCGGGGTGACCCAGGTCGAGCGGCGGGCCATCGTGCACGCCTCCCTGTCGGCGGGGGCCCGCGCGGTCCATCTGATCGAGGAGCCGATGGCGGCGGCGATCGGCGCCGGGCTGCCGGTCTCCGACCCGCGCGGCTCGATGGTCGTCGACATCGGCGGCGGCACGACCGAGGTGGCCGTGATCTCGCTGGGCGGGATCGTCACGGCCCAGTCGCTCCGGGTGGGCGGCGACCGTCTCGACGCGGCCGTCATCGACTTCGTCCGCAAGGAGCACTCGCTGCTCATCGGCGAGCGGACCGCGGAGGACGTCAAGGTCGCCATCGGCACGGCGTGGCCGGTGCCGGGCGGCGAGGAGCTGGAGCGGCGGACCTTCACCATCCGGGGCCGGGAGAAGGTCAGCGGGCTGCCCCGGACGGTGGAACTGACGGTGCCGGAGGTGCGGGCGGCGCTGGACGAGCCGGTGGAGGCGATCATCGCGGCCGTCCGGGTGACCCTGGAGGAGTGCCCGCCCGAGCTGTCCGGCGACGTCATGGAGCACGGCATCGTGCTGACCGGCGGCGGTGCGCTGCTGTCGGGCCTGGACCTGCGGATGGCCTCGGCGACGGGCATCCCGGTCTTCGTCGCGGACGCGCCGCTGGACTGTGTGGCCCTGGGCTCGGGCCGGTGCGTGGAGGACTTCGACTCACTCCAGCGGGTCCTGGGGAAGGCGGAGACGGTCCGCTGA
- a CDS encoding sensor histidine kinase → MLRLPTVPALRRCVDRWAVSPRALDIVAALSAFGLMVLDVPGLARADNSLTGVTAALVLAAGAATLVLRRRLPWLPYLVALGLMGWLHELTMIQFALYSIGRYRGRRAAIFATLLYVVVAYGLFQTPGWPARHGDTLSDFLSLVVPIGVLAAGVGIAAYRQDLVRALEVQRREAAARQAVQEERISVGRDVHDLVGRELTVLAVRAEVLAVRARGEAHQRDFEELADTARRAHLMLNETIVRRADRDTATPGLEELAALAGESERMGSPVELTVAEEAKALSPLRQAAVHRVVQECLTNAAKHAPGLPVTVTIAVEGPDLRIEVRNPLPEDPPDRAPVSTGTGLLSMEERVTSMGGTLKAHRERDEYVVTAGLPTGLTR, encoded by the coding sequence ATGCTCCGCCTCCCCACCGTCCCCGCACTGCGCCGCTGCGTGGACCGGTGGGCGGTATCGCCCCGCGCCCTCGACATCGTCGCCGCGCTCAGCGCCTTCGGCCTGATGGTGCTGGACGTGCCGGGGCTCGCCCGCGCCGACAACTCCCTCACCGGGGTCACCGCGGCGCTGGTCCTCGCGGCCGGGGCGGCCACCCTGGTGCTCCGGCGCCGGCTGCCGTGGCTCCCGTACCTCGTCGCGCTCGGCCTGATGGGGTGGCTGCACGAGCTGACCATGATCCAGTTCGCGCTGTACTCGATCGGCCGCTACCGGGGGCGCCGCGCCGCGATCTTCGCCACGCTGCTGTACGTCGTCGTCGCCTACGGCCTCTTCCAGACGCCCGGCTGGCCCGCCCGGCACGGCGACACCCTCAGCGACTTCCTGAGCCTGGTCGTCCCGATCGGCGTCCTCGCGGCGGGCGTCGGCATCGCCGCGTACCGGCAGGACCTCGTGCGCGCCCTGGAGGTCCAGCGGCGCGAGGCCGCCGCCCGGCAGGCCGTCCAGGAGGAGCGGATCTCCGTCGGCCGGGACGTCCACGACCTGGTCGGCCGGGAGCTGACCGTCCTCGCGGTACGGGCCGAGGTCCTCGCCGTACGGGCCAGGGGAGAGGCCCACCAGCGGGACTTCGAGGAACTGGCTGACACCGCCCGGCGCGCCCACCTCATGCTCAACGAGACGATCGTGCGCCGCGCCGACCGGGACACCGCCACCCCCGGCCTCGAAGAGCTCGCCGCCCTCGCCGGGGAGAGCGAGCGGATGGGCAGCCCCGTGGAACTGACGGTCGCCGAGGAGGCGAAGGCCCTGTCGCCGCTGCGGCAGGCGGCCGTCCACCGGGTCGTCCAGGAATGCCTGACGAACGCCGCGAAGCACGCGCCCGGCCTGCCCGTCACGGTCACCATCGCGGTGGAGGGCCCCGACCTGCGGATCGAGGTCCGCAACCCGCTGCCGGAGGACCCGCCGGACCGCGCCCCGGTCTCGACCGGCACGGGACTCCTCTCGATGGAGGAGCGGGTCACCAGCATGGGCGGCACGCTGAAGGCCCACCGGGAGCGGGACGAGTACGTGGTGACGGCGGGGCTGCCGACCGGGCTGACGCGCTGA